The window TTTTATCGGGGTTTCCTGTGTCTCTTTGTTTGCCATGAAGTTTATTCTCTGGACCATGTTTAATTGGGGAGGGCTGGGTGCTATCATCCTGGCCCTGATCTTTACCAGTATTTATATTGGCGGATTTATATTGACCACTAAACTCTGGGAAAATTATGACCAACACGTTTCTCATGCTGGCATGAAATGTATATGGGTTCTTGGTTTCGTGCAGTTAGCCGTTTTAGGAATTCTCTATCACCTTTTGCCTCAGTTTTTTCCAGCCTTTATTGCTGAGTTCTTCTTCTCCTGAGTCCATAAAACCCTGAGCCCGACTCGTTATGCATTAGGCTCTACATGATCTTCCTCTACAGGAATCAATACATACGCAGAGCTACATCCCTGACTTTGGCTGAAAAGAAAACATTCGCAAATATAGAAGAAGAAATAAAGCACGATATACAACAAGTCCTTTTGGGAATGTTCATGGTGTGCCAATTTCAATTTATTATAGGAAAATCTGAGACATGTTCGAAAGACGGCTTAAAGAAGAAATCCACCGATGGTTGGAAAGTCAATGAAGACTCGGAAATGAAAAAGAAATTTGAAGATTATGATCTTTATATTGATCCCAAAAAAATACCAGGAACAACCTGTTAATCACAGCCAAACATAAAAACTCTGGAACCACGTGGGAGATAACCCACAAAGGGAAAAAATCCCTTAAAGAATCAAAAAATAAAGTTTCAGAGAAAACTCAAATTTAAAAAACCTCGTTCAGCGGAGAGGGAAGAAAAAAATCAATGGCCTGAATTCACATCAACAGCCATCACTGTGGCTTGAGGGAATACCGCTCCTGACCCTCTCAGAATAAGATCCACCTTTGAGCTTAATTGCCTGGTGAAATCCCGTACCTCCACAAATCCGTTCCTCTCTTTGAATGCTTGTACAGGGACTATATGTGCTTTACCTTCCTTAACAATATATACGGCTGTCCCCTGTTCAGAAATAACCAGGGCTGTAGCAGGAACATGCAGCACATTCCTTCGCTTACCCATAAAAAGTTGAGCTTCAAAAGTAAGGCCGGGAAACAAATTTGAATCTTTACCATCCAAGTCTATCCAGAAATTAATATTACCTGAATAGATATTAGCATCCGGGATAACTTGAATACGCTTAGCATGCTTCTTATCTATAAAAATTTTGGCACCAATTTCTTTTATAAATATTTCGATACTTTCCAATTTGTTTAACTTTTCACGGTACCCTTGAGGTAATGTCATGACCGCTTTCAATCCCTGAGACGAAACCATCTCTGTAACCGGGGTGCCCCGTTTAACAAACGTTCCCTGCTCAACAAGTTTATTAATGACCACCCCATCAAAAGAAGCTCGAATGGATGTTTTACTCAAGTTCAACAAAGTCTGGTCATATTGCTTCTTAATGGCTTCCACTTCCGCAATACGTTTAGCGATATCTTCTTCCCTGGCTTGCAAGCCCGCTTTCCGGCTACTTTGACGGGCCTTCAATCGCTCTTCCGCACGGCGGACCTCGTCAATGATATTATCAAGGGAAGACTGTGCCATCACTCCATCCTTGACCAACCGCTCAATCCTTTTCCGTTTTATCAAAGCCAGGTCCAGACTGCTTTGCGCGGCATCTTCCCGGGTTTTAAGTTTCTTCTGCTCTTCAGGACGCAAACCCATTTCTGCTATCTCGAGTTCCTTTGATGCAGAATCAAGCCTGTGCTGCAAACGCTCAACTTCCAGTTGATAGTTTTCAGGATCAATTTTTGCCAGAACATCACCCTCTTTGACATGCATTCCTTCTTTGGCGGAAATTTCAATAATTTTTCCATCGACTTCAGCAGAAAGGAAAACACGTTTAACCTCGAGAACAGTGCCAACAGTCCGCACATGATCTTTCACGTCCATTCTCACCACCTTGCCAAGCTCAACCGGCAGGGAAAACCCTTTGGGTTTTTTGGCCTCAACAGCATCTTTTTGCACGGAACAACCCGAAAACAAAACAGCCAATGTATATATAAAGGGAATGAAACTTCTATGGCTTGAAAATTTAAACATATTAAACAAAATCCAATTATAGATTACCCGATCTGTTCGTATCGGTTTTTTCACTCAGTTTCATTAGACCAACACATTCATTTATAAATCTTTACGCCACTCCTCCTGCGCACGCCTCAGAGGGTATTTCTTTATCACTCTATACAAGCTATGATCGATTTTAATAAACAAAGAATATTATTAGATTAAAAGTGTAGCCGGAACAACAATATAAAACAGACAAATTATTTTTAACTAATCGTTAATATTAATCTTTTGATATCGGAGTTAAATGTGAATAAAACGGACCGGATTCTCTTACTATTTTTAATAACAGGAATTTGGGTGCTTATAGGAACGCTTTGGTTTAGACCAGATATGGTTGTTGCTGATCCTATCAAAAACACGCCAGATCATGTTACAGGAGAACACAAACACAGCACCAATGACATTACAAAGTTTAAATGGAAGGTAAGACGAATTGTCGAGGATTGTTCGGTGTCTGAAGAAGAAATATTCTGCTAGAAGGATATCAACGTAAAAGCCGGCAAAAATTAATCCTTGATATAAATTATAATGGTTTGATAAAACAGACAAATTGCTGTGGAAAGTATTGCTTGAAATAATCATTTCATGCGAGTGTGTTTATTTAGTAAAATACAACTTTAATAATTAAAAAGGTAATATGAGGTCTGAGAAATGTCTATGCCGGATAAAGCAAATTACATCCTCTATAGTATAGTTTATATCGTTATAGGGGTTGCTATATTACGTGGGTTTTTCAAGGTTTCAGGTTCTTCAAAAAAATTTCCGCGATCGATAAAAGAAGAAAAAGAATAATATCTTTTCCACTGAGAATGCTGAATCAAGCTGCACTCATTGCAATCTTTTTCGCGCTCTTTACCGCAAATATTCATGGAAATGAATCTAAGATGGTTGTGATTCCCGCCGGGGAATCTAATCCTGGAGCTTCAAAAAGTTCGACCATTATAGAAATTGATCACAAGTGCCACTACCCTTTTAATCCATCCAGCATGATCACGATTTTACTTTTCAAAAAAGACGGGCTCGAATACATTTCTTCTTTCGGAGAGGAAAGATGTGCCTGGCACTTTGCCAAAGAAATAGAAACAACTATACGTAATTCAATAATCCCCAAAAGCTTCAAGCAGGAATTATTAGGAGAAATCAAAAAAGCAAAACAGAAACGTTCTGCTATTTGAAAATTATATTCTTTGCAAGTTTATACTGCCTTGTTCAAGGAATAGCTTTTTTATATTATGCGCTGTTTTGAAAAGTTTTTATTTATTTTTCTGTTCTTTATGCTTTCCACGCTTTTCCCGGGTCTATCTTTGTCGAGCAACAGAGAAATGGTATTAATTCCTTCTGGTAGTTTCAGGATGGGTGCCGACCTGGAACCTGACCAATCGCCGATTCATGAGGTATTTCTGGATTCTTTTTACATTGATGTTTATGAGGTAACACAAGAAAATTTTGAAAGTATTATGAAATATAATCCTTCAAAGCATAAAGGCCCCAATCTACCCGTCGAATTTGTTGACTGGTTTGAAGCTAATGAGTATTGCCGAAAAATAAATAAACGATTACCCAGTGAGGCGGAATGGGAAAAAGCAGTCCGAGGTAACAATAATTCCAGGTTTTATTGGGGAAATACAATAGATGGGAGGTTTGCCTGGTTTAAGTCGAACTCACAAGGCAAAACACATCCAGTAGGAACCAAACAGCCGAATTCATATGGAATCTATGACATGTCTGGCAATGTTTGGGAATGGGTTTCTGACTGGTACGAAGAAAGTTATTATAGCAACAGCCCATATTCCAACCCGAAAGGTCCTGAAACCGGAAGGTTTAAAGTGCAAAGAGGGGGTTCCTGGTCCAACCTGGCTGACTATCATTCCTCAAGTTATCGAATGGTGTATGGGCCTACTGGCAAAGATGAGTTTAATGGTTTCAGGTGCGCCAAATCAAAATAACTTTTCAAATTTCATGGCAAACGATTCGTAAAGGTTTTACAAATATAGAAAGCCCATTCAGCGTTTCGATATGATGTCACGATTATGAGTCCAGCAATCTTGAAGAATCTGTAAAATTAAATACTTTCAGTTGAGAGAGATTGATAACAATGAAAAAATTTCAATTATTATCCCTACTTTTTCTAGGCTTTTTAGCAATGGTTTTCTGGAGGGTTTCTGTAATGGAAAAAACCATGGATGCGGAAGACTATCTGAGCCTTGGAATTGAAAAAGGAAGCCAGGGAATGCACGACGAGGCTATAAACCTTTTCAAGCAGGCCTTGACTATAAACCCAGACCTTGTGCCTGCATATTTAGCTTTGGGCAATGCCTATGGTAATACCAGGAACTATAAGAATTCCATAAACGCTTATAAAGAGGGAATACAATTAAACCCTCGTCATAAAGATGTGCCGCGGATGGAAATGAATATTGCCTGGATTTCACATGTAGCTCATGACGATGAAACAGCAATTCTTTATACAAAAAAAGCTATTCAGTCCTACACTGATCGTAATGATTATAAAGGGGTGGCTGAAGCAGGTTTCAGGTTACGTATGTTTGAAAATAAAAAATAATTCACCGCTACATTATTCTCAGTACTGTATCCGCCGCAAACACTCAACCAGACTGATTCCCTTATCCATATCAGCGCGAATTTGATAATAATGAATTAATTGCTGTTTTATGGTTAAATAGTTCAGGCGAAAAAATTAATAATCTTATTTTCTTGAAGGTTTGTTCAGTGAAAAAATTATACCTGGTTTCTATAATATTTTGTTTCACACTTATACCCTGTTTGGGGTTTGCCAACGAACTTCTTGTACTAAGTGGTGATAAATCTCAAAACTCTAAAAGATGGCGGGAAGAAGTTCTTCCCGAATACAATACAAGTAATTCCGGTCAAAATCTTCCTGTAAAAATTGTCCCCGTTAAAGGGAAACTGTTCCCGGAATGGTTTGCAAAAGCAATCGATGATGGAAGAGTAGGAGAAATCTTAGGAACCCCTACCTTCCTGATCTGGGATCCAAAAGAAGAAAAAGAAGTCGGTCGCATTGAAGGTTACACACAGAAAAGCCGGTTCTATTCTCAACTAAACGAAGCCATAGACCTTATTAAACAAGGTCAACACCCTGGGAAGAGAGAAGGTTCCGGAGGTCACAAGGATGAAGGTTCAGGCGGAGATCAGCGACAGGATGAAGGCTCCGGCGGCAAACATAATATAATGGATCATATTTACAAAACTCCCGAAGAAGCGAAAAAAGCCTCTCAAATGCTGGGCCTGGGAGGCGAAATCCATACTCATGAAACCGCGGATGGAACTATTTATATGCCCGGATCCTCAATGTAATTGATTTCATCTCAAATCATTTTTATTTAAAAAAATTTAAACCGGACTGGCACGACGATGAACCAGGCAGTCATGGAGTCAAATATCGAGGAATGAGGCATGAAGCCGCAATCACCATTGCCATAAGCAGTCATCACTCCTCATGCTTAGCCTCCCTTTCATCTATCTCACGCAAGCATTCAACAAGGATAACTATGCTCTGACATTAGTTGAACTTAAAGTGACAATAGTTTTTCTAGTGAAGTGAAAATTATTTTAGTAAAAAGTTTTGATCTGATTTCAAAATTTGATCAAAGTACTTGTAGCACCAAACCATATATTTGCCGGGGGGTGGTTTCTTGGGGGTGGGGGGGGTACCTAATAGGGAAAACGTTAAAATTGCTACCCCATACGCTACCCAAAGCAACAAATGGGCTACAGCCTAAACTGTAACCCATTGTAAAATATGGAGCCAGCGGGCGGAATTGAACCGCCGACCTACTGATTACGAATCAGTTGCTCTACCCCTGAGCTACGCTGGCCTAGTTCGCGATGGTCGGAAATGACATACTTTACACGCTCTGCCCGGTAAAAATCAACCCCCCTGGCAGTGGATACTTCAGCAATGTTTATCGTTAAATCCCAAACCCGTATTTTCTACCATAACTGTTCATTCCCATCCAAATACCTGCGAAAATGGTATTGTGAACTTTTCTTAACTGCAAAAAACTTAATGTATTCATACAAGTGGGGTTATACTAAATTTCCACAACACGGGTTTGTTATTTTCCAACCTGCCCTTCACTGAAAACCTGTAATATTTTAACAGACGTGAACGGATGGCTGACGAGATAACCAAAGAAGAGTTTGCCTGGATATATGAGGTGTTTAAAAAGGTCGAGGTTTTTACCGGACTGAACTACGCAGAACGGGAAACTTTGATCGAAGAGATGTATAAGCTGAGTTACAAACCTGAAGACAACATCTTTAAAGAAGGGGATGCCCCCAATGCCTGCTTTTTGATTTATAAGGGTAATGCAAAGGTGATTAAAAACAAAAGGCTGGTTATTAAAAAAGAGGTCACCACTATTGGTCCCGGTTCTTTTTTTGGGGAAATGGCTTTTCTCACCTACGCGCCTCGCGTCGCTAGGGTGACTGCCGAAACGGACCTGGTTTGTTTCGTTCTACTCAAATCAACGTTTCAACGTTTACTGGAAAAAAACTCTGCCTTCAAAAGCTGGCTCGAAACTCTCTCCGCCAAACGCATGGTCAAACTCGATAGCATCTAAGTGGCGAGTCGCCACTGCCAAATAGCAAAAACTTTTAACGGGTCAGAACAATTCATCTCGGCTTAATTTTCAATTTCCAGTCGCGTGAGCGACCATTTCGCTGGCGGTCCAGGCCATGTCTTTGTTCGACCCTCCAGCAAACCCGAGTTTGCTGACGACGATGATTCCAAACGCGGTGGATTCTTTAAACCACCCTATCACCGTGGGAACAATGGAATTCGGATCGATACCCTGCTCAATAAGCTGATAAGCACGCAAAGCGGTCACCTTCATGGCGATGGCTTCACCGTCACCCGTGGCGGCAACGGCTCCTTCCGGCCCGGCATAGAGTCCGCACCCGATTAACGGGACATCACCGACTCGGCCTGGAATGGCTTGATCGATACCCCCTGTGCTGAGTGCCGCGGCGAATTCATCACCGGACCGCGCAACACACCCAACCGTGTCGGTTGTTGAAAAATCTTTCCCGGTATTTGCAATTTCATCAGGTGTTATTGGCAGGCAACCTTGATTGAGCGCAAACTCTGCCGCTCCCCTCCCCGCCAACACCCGGTATTCAGATTGACTGACAATACGCGCGACATTAATAGGGTTTTTATATCCTCTCAACGCGGCCACAGCACCAAAGGTTCCGGAACTTTCCATGCATGAAGCATCCATCTCCACCGTATCGTCAATGCGTTTATGCGAACCAACTCCTGCGTTGAAGCGTCCGTCATCTTCCAAAGCGGCAACCGCCTGGCAGGCCGCATCGATAACAGGCTCACCCGTCTGCAGGGACATCATACACATTTGCCCGGCAATGGCGGTTCCATCGGCATAGGCCGGATCGGAGCCCGCACCACCGTGGGTCAATACAACCAGTTTTTTTCCTGTTTCCATAACATCCCTTTTAAATACAGTTTTTCTCCGGGCACGGCCCGGTTGTGTATCAATTATAAATGAGGTAAGCTTAAGACCAACCAAAAATCGACAGGAAACCGATGGTCAAGTTTTGCTTGCAGTGTAAAAACGCGTTCTGGGGTGGACAGTATTGCCCGAAATGTCCCGGTGAAATTGAACTGCTCGATGCCGCCCTGCCTGAGAACAAAAAATATTTGCCGGAACTCAATATTGATGTCCGGCCAAAATATTACGCCCGCAGTTCCATGCTGCTTTCCTGTTTCGGATTCGTGATGGCCCTGCCGCTCGGTGCGTTTTTGTTTTTGCGCGGCATGTCTTCTTCCAACAACATTTTACTGTGGGCCAGTATTGGCATTGGTACCGTTGTTGCCGTTTCATGGGGATGCTGGTTTCTCGCCCAAAAACTCTTCAACAAACAAATGGAAGATGTTGAGGTTGAAAACAAAGAACCTCAACTAGACTGACCACTAGGCGTGGAGCCAACGAGCAATAACCCATTTGTGTCAGCAACAGGTTTACTCGGCTTTAAGAGCAATGCTATCTGCCTCCCCCTGCAAGGCCACCAGGCGCCAGCGTGACGCTGAACCCAAAGAGCAATAACCCATTAACTGAGGCAGGAATACTGCCAGATCTGCTACTTTTTTCCCCTCCCTAAAAACTTTTTTCAAAAAAAATCTAAAAAATTATCCTTATTTTTCAATATTTTACAAAAATAATAGAACAAATACGCATTTTTTGTTTAATTATCTATTGACAAATCTATAATAGTGTCTAAAATTAAACTTATACATAATGTTAACTTTTAATTATAATTTTAATTAGGAGATTAAAAAATGAAATCACATCGAATTGTTCTCAATATACTGGCAATCACCGCAATGACAATTTTTACCTCAGCCACAGTCATGGCGCATTCCAATCGCGATCATTCCAAGGTTCCTTTTAAGTGGGAATTATCTGAAAAGTTGAATTCAAAAATTGAGAGAGATCTCAATTCAAACAATCCATCTGGATTTGTAGGATTGAGTCTAACTGAACAGAAAAAGTTTGATAACTACGTAATCAATGTTGGAAATAAATTTGAAGCCAGAGTTCGAAATGTTGATGTGATCTTCGAGCGAACATCTGGAGGACTGAAAATTGTTGATGCCTCCAAGGCTAAAAAGGAAACAGAGAATGTTGTTCCCATAAGAAATATTTCATCCATCTCAAAAGTTTCTACTCAAGGGCTTTCTCATATCGGTCACAATCATAAAAGACTTCCTGTTGAATGGAAATTCGGACCTGCTACCAATTCAAAAATCGTAAAACGTATGTTTGAAACCAGGGGTAACATTTTTGTTGGCTTGAATCCCATTGAGCAGGACATGTTGAATGATTACAAGGTCAAAGTTGGCAACCGGTTTCAGCTTTCAATTTCTGGCCACAGTTTTCTTGTTGAAAGAGCTTCTGGCGGGTTAAAAGTCATTAACCATGCTACAAGTTTAGACGTTGTTCAGTTGAACAAAGAAACTAATGATGACAATATTTAATCCTTAGTTCAACAACACAAAGGATCGCAATGACCCAAACAGACAACATGGATAATCTTATTTCAATAGGCGAACTTTCTCGGCTAACAGGAATAACCACGCATACGTTGAGAGTGTGGGAAAAGCGATACGGCACACCCCTCTCTCAACGATTGCCATCTGGACACCGCCGGTATCCCAAAGAAGATGTTCCAAGGCTGCGGGCAATCGCTAAAGCCCTGGAGTCGGGGTACCGGGCAAGTAAAGTCGTATCGGGAACCCTGGAAGAATTGCAGGGGCTGTTGGGTTTGAAAGAGTTTATTGAAACCGGTTCCAGCGTTTCATCAACCGGGGAAAAAGATAGTTCATCCAAAGAAATGACGCTTGAGCGGTGGGTCAAATCAATTCACGAATACGATGATGACTTCCTTATACATGAATTTCATCAACATTGGAATCGTGTTGGTCCTTTGAAATTTATAGTTGACTTTGCCAGCCCCTTAATTGAAAGAGTGGGTATCGGTTGGGAACAAGGAGAGTTGTCTGTATCCCAAGAACATTTCGCAACAGAATGCTTAACCAGTTTTCTCACCAACAAATGGCGGCAGCTCAACAAGAGAAAAAATGAATGGACCATATTGATGGCAACACTGCCTGGAGAAACGCACAACCTGGGCTTACTCATGAGTTCGGTAGTCGCTAGCCTCACTCATGCAAAAATAATATATCTGGGTCTTAATAATCCAGTTGAAAGTTTAATTAAGACCGCAAAGAATCATAAACCGCAAATTATTTGCTTGAGTATTTCTTGGCTTTTTATAGAGAAGCCGTTAGATACGGAAAATTATCTTATTCGAATAAAAGAAGAATTGGGTAACGATACAAAGATTATTTGTGGAGGTAAGGGAGCCCCTGATAATTTAACAGGTATTATCAAGCTTAAAGATTTTATTAAATTTAATAATTGGTTGGGAGAATTTGAAAACTCCCTCATTTTAAACTAATGCATGGGGAAAATAATGGAAGCTATAACACAAGCAGTACTTTTAGTTGGACATGGAGGGTTGCCAAAGGACATCCCGCAAGAGATCGTTGAAAATTTTATGAGGGTTCATAAACAACGCGTTCGGTCAGGAAATGCGATAACGGCCCAGGAAAAAGAATTGGACTCCACCATTAGAAAGTGGAAGCGAACCCCTGAGTCCGATCCCTATCAAGCAGGACTTGAAAGTCTAGCCTCACATATGCAGCCATTATTGAGTGATTATATTCTCAAAGTTGCCTACAACGAATTTTGTCACCCGACTATTGAAGCCGCAGTCGATGAATTGGTTGAGCAGGGTATCACTAAAATAATTCTAGTCACGACCATGATTACGCGGGGAGGATCTCACTCAGAAACTGAGATCCCTGAAGAAGTCAATGAATTGCGAACGAAATACCCCGCGATCGACTTCCAATATGCCTGGCCTTTCAGCATGGTTTCATTTTCAACATTTTTATCGAATCATATCAAAAGTTTTCAACCCAAAGCTGCAGTAAACATCGATTAGAGATTTAAAATGAAAAATCAAAAATATTTATATAAAGGAAGAGATTTTATCAAACTTCGAAAAACTGTTGGCAAACTATTGATAGCCACTCTCTTTTCTATTGCCTTGTTATTTTTTTCCAGCATTCATCCTGTTTTTGCCCTTGATTGGAGCGATAACGAATGGACAAATTGTCCAAAAACAATCGAAGGCACCTGGGTCTCTGAAAAAACAAACCCTGTTAATAATAAAAACCTGAATGTGCGGAGAAATACAATAAGCATAACTCAAAAAGATA is drawn from Nitrospinota bacterium and contains these coding sequences:
- a CDS encoding biotin/lipoyl-binding protein — encoded protein: MFKFSSHRSFIPFIYTLAVLFSGCSVQKDAVEAKKPKGFSLPVELGKVVRMDVKDHVRTVGTVLEVKRVFLSAEVDGKIIEISAKEGMHVKEGDVLAKIDPENYQLEVERLQHRLDSASKELEIAEMGLRPEEQKKLKTREDAAQSSLDLALIKRKRIERLVKDGVMAQSSLDNIIDEVRRAEERLKARQSSRKAGLQAREEDIAKRIAEVEAIKKQYDQTLLNLSKTSIRASFDGVVINKLVEQGTFVKRGTPVTEMVSSQGLKAVMTLPQGYREKLNKLESIEIFIKEIGAKIFIDKKHAKRIQVIPDANIYSGNINFWIDLDGKDSNLFPGLTFEAQLFMGKRRNVLHVPATALVISEQGTAVYIVKEGKAHIVPVQAFKERNGFVEVRDFTRQLSSKVDLILRGSGAVFPQATVMAVDVNSGH
- a CDS encoding formylglycine-generating enzyme family protein, which produces MRCFEKFLFIFLFFMLSTLFPGLSLSSNREMVLIPSGSFRMGADLEPDQSPIHEVFLDSFYIDVYEVTQENFESIMKYNPSKHKGPNLPVEFVDWFEANEYCRKINKRLPSEAEWEKAVRGNNNSRFYWGNTIDGRFAWFKSNSQGKTHPVGTKQPNSYGIYDMSGNVWEWVSDWYEESYYSNSPYSNPKGPETGRFKVQRGGSWSNLADYHSSSYRMVYGPTGKDEFNGFRCAKSK
- a CDS encoding tetratricopeptide repeat protein — its product is MKKFQLLSLLFLGFLAMVFWRVSVMEKTMDAEDYLSLGIEKGSQGMHDEAINLFKQALTINPDLVPAYLALGNAYGNTRNYKNSINAYKEGIQLNPRHKDVPRMEMNIAWISHVAHDDETAILYTKKAIQSYTDRNDYKGVAEAGFRLRMFENKK
- a CDS encoding cyclic nucleotide-binding domain-containing protein; translation: MADEITKEEFAWIYEVFKKVEVFTGLNYAERETLIEEMYKLSYKPEDNIFKEGDAPNACFLIYKGNAKVIKNKRLVIKKEVTTIGPGSFFGEMAFLTYAPRVARVTAETDLVCFVLLKSTFQRLLEKNSAFKSWLETLSAKRMVKLDSI
- a CDS encoding MerR family transcriptional regulator → MTQTDNMDNLISIGELSRLTGITTHTLRVWEKRYGTPLSQRLPSGHRRYPKEDVPRLRAIAKALESGYRASKVVSGTLEELQGLLGLKEFIETGSSVSSTGEKDSSSKEMTLERWVKSIHEYDDDFLIHEFHQHWNRVGPLKFIVDFASPLIERVGIGWEQGELSVSQEHFATECLTSFLTNKWRQLNKRKNEWTILMATLPGETHNLGLLMSSVVASLTHAKIIYLGLNNPVESLIKTAKNHKPQIICLSISWLFIEKPLDTENYLIRIKEELGNDTKIICGGKGAPDNLTGIIKLKDFIKFNNWLGEFENSLILN